A DNA window from Acropora palmata chromosome 12, jaAcrPala1.3, whole genome shotgun sequence contains the following coding sequences:
- the LOC141860552 gene encoding uncharacterized protein LOC141860552 isoform X3 yields MKKQRDRFVRVLVVCLCVIFKDNTSLAFITPNFTSNVKPHPNGFLGPNRAGPPAENTPKGLIAPGQKSGNVNPTLAGECRAGKVFKEVTLKGGINAGTYKDVGSVQSMEECSNKCCEFAACDLAFMLSSRCYLVGCSEGKNCQIQKAKPSPYHPSVTYIERWNKEGVKHTVFLADSPDTKFSCPEIKTLTKVTLKGGLKAGDFTDTGKVGSIKECYATCCQQSSCNLAFMLGQNCFSVKCYNKDLCSTIPAQPSIFNPQIAYVWERKELKSDASRNKILKPQVVCPAGKVLESVTLVGGIQSGYFRDHGKVKDMLKCRRICCEMPHCNLAFMLSSNCFSVACKSAEACKTQSANPSRYNPKISYVREYGSNELIGAPKPKESEVKETIPGLSQTPFTQVGLPQMPHAPEQTTQTLGQKPEIPGLSTPLDDATKSTQFQQTQQQGLASLLPGQPQQPSPLNPLQPPASPFSPSPQMPGQQPDLSLPGIPLNNGPVMQMPNIPAPEPQETIQQGLNQLAGEQSEVKKTQIPQAQDDQSLKNQIQSATAGQAMKMNIVNGKLELTPVEGSNSSKGNSAAASESPASSESNPKSDKSHKQDCAKAKVLNNVTLKGGKKAGTFNNHGDVVRMDDCQRICCEDKKCNVAFMLGKTCYSVTCKTKDLCDHTKAPPTDYNPQLAYVRKMETPAEKETNEAPSIPPDPKDLKCKHSNITNNKDLPGGIHKNNFTEVKEAKNMASCMNKCCDNKDCDLAYMVQKKCYAVSCTKKEYCIPMTVKASKKSPLMSAMIMKVQSKVETDLSAVATPPEDSTEFASNSGTCSDSRISTDIKLRPGVFSNNFTNLGEANDIHRCISRCCIRPSCDIAYLLNNKCFAVQCLDGVMCQTNAEPAASGANVQLAYMNRGGNAPKERDWMIIYIVVASLAFVAGISGVIWAVCICTKKQKMRKQRRLIDDEEDDEMLPKPTQTRYRTPMPRY; encoded by the exons ATGAAGAAGCAGCGAGATCGCTTCGTTCGTGTGTTGGTGGTATGCCTCTGTGTGATTTTTAAAG ataACACTTCACTGGCATTTATCACGCCAAATTTTACTTCAAATGTAAAACCACACCCAAACGGCTTCCTGGGCCCTAATCGAGCGGGGCCTCCGGCAGAAAACACGCCAAAGGGCCTTATCGCACCGGGTCAAAAGTCCGGAAATGTGAACCCAACTTTAGCGGGAGAATGCCGAGCAGGGAAAGTATTCAAAGAAGTGACTTTAAAAGGAGGCATAAATGCAGGGACTTACAAAGATGTGGGTTCGGTGCAGAGCATGGAGGAATGTTCCAATAAATGCTGTGAGTTCGCAGCGTGTGATTTGGCGTTCATGCTTTCCAGTAGATGTTATCTTGTAGGATGTTCAGAAGGCAAGAATTGTCAAATACAGAAAGCCAAGCCGTCGCCTTACCATCCATCAGTCACTTATATCGAACGGTGGAATAAAGAAGGGGTCAAACACACAG TATTTCTCGCTGACTCACCAGACACCAAATTCAGCTGCCCTGAAATAAAGACTTTGACTAAGGTCACACTCAAAGGAGGCCTCAAAGCTGGCGATTTCACGGACACAGGTAAAGTTGGCAGCATCAAGGAGTGTTATGCAACCTGTTGCCAGCAGTCTTCATGCAACCTGGCCTTCATGTTGGGACAGAATTGTTTCTCTGTCAAATGTTACAACAAAGACTTGTGCAGCACCATTCCTGCTCAACCGTCCATTTTTAATCCGCAAATTGCGTACGTGTGGGAAAGGAAGGAATTGAAAAGCG ACGCCTCCCGGAATAAAATTCTCAAACCTCAAGTCGTTTGCCCAGCTGGGAAGGTTTTAGAGTCCGTCACCCTAGTTGGCGGGATTCAATCTGGATATTTTCGGGATCACGGCAAAGTCAAAGACATGCTAAAATGCCGACGAATCTGCTGCGAGATGCCACATTGTAACCTCGCCTTCATGCTGTCGTCCAACTGTTTTTCGGTGGCCTGTAAGAGCGCGGAGGCGTGCAAAACTCAATCAGCGAATCCGTCGCGTTACAATCCCAAGATATCTTACGTGAGAGAGTACGGCTCCAACGAGTTAATAG GTGCACCGAAGCCAAAAGAATCAGAGgtaaaagaaactattcctGGTTTATCACAGACGCCTTTCACGCAGGTCGGACTGCCTCAAATGCCTCATGCGCCAGAACAGACGACACAAACGTTGGGACAAAAACCTGAGATTCCTGGACTGTCGACGCCATTAGATGACGCAACGAAGAGCACACAGTTCCAGCAAACCCAACAGCAAGGACTGGCATCACTGTTGCCGGGGCAACCACAGCAGCCGTCACCACTCAACCCATTACAGCCCCCTGCGTCACCGTTTTCTCCGAGCCCACAGATGCCTGGACAGCAGCCCGATCTGTCGCTCCCTGGAATTCCATTGAACAATGGCCCAG TTATGCAAATGCCAAACATTCCCGCTCCTGAACCACAAGAAACAATTCAACAAGGCTTAAATCAACTTGCAGGCGAGCAGTCTGAAGTCAAGAAAACGCAAATACCTCAAGCGCAAGACGACCAAAGCCTAAAAAATCAGATACAATCAGCCACGGCTGGGCAGGCCATGAAAATGAACATCGTAAACGGAAAACTCGAACTAACACCAGTCGAAGGATCGAACTCTTCTAAAGGAAACTCAGCGGCAGCTTCGGAAAGCCCCGCGTCTTCCGAATCAAACCCGAAGAGCGACAAATCGCACAAGCAAGACTGTGCCAAGGCAAAAGTGCTCAATAATGTCACATTAAAAGGTGGAAAGAAAGCTGGAACGTTTAACAATCACGGTGATGTAGTAAGAATGGATGACTGTCAGCGTATTTGTTGTGAAGATAAGAAATGCAATGTAGCTTTCATGCTCGGAAAGACATGTTACTCCGTTACATGCAAAACTAAAGATCTGTGTGACCACACCAAAGCTCCTCCTACCGATTACAACCCACAGCTGGCATACGTAAGGAAAATGGAGACACCAGCTGAGAAGG AAACGAATGAAGCTCCATCGATTCCTCCGGATCCTAAAGATCTCAAGTGCAAGCACAGCAATATAACCAACAACAAGGATTTACCGGGTGGTattcacaaaaacaattttaccgAAGTAAAAGAGGCCAAGAATATGGCTTCATGTATGAACAAATGCTGTGATAACAAAGATTGCGACTTGGCTTACATGGTGCAAAAGAAATGCTACGCTGTGTCGTGCACAAAGAAAGAGTATTGCATACCGATGACCGTCAAAGCTTCGAAGAAATCTCCTCTCATGTCAGCAATGATCATGAAAGTCCAATCCAAAGTTGAGACAG ATCTTTCCGCGGTCGCAACACCACCGGAAGACTCGACAGAGTTCGCTTCAAATTCGGGAACGTGCTCGGATAGCCGAATCTCCACCGACATCAAGCTCAGACCTGGAGTATTTTCCAATAATTTTACAAATCTTGGTGAAGCAAATGATATCCACAGGTGTATCAGCCGATGCTGTATTCGTCCATCCTGCGATATCGCATATTTGTTGAataataagtgttttgcggTGCAGTGCCTTGATGGCGTCATGTGCCAAACAAATGCTGAGCCCGCAGCATCTGGGGCTAATGTACAGTTGGCATACATGAATAGAGGAGGAAATGCGCCCAAAGAAAGAG ATTGGATGATCATCTATATCGTTGTGGCCTCTCTTGCATTCGTAGCGGGAATAAGTGGAGTCATATGGGCCGTGTGCATTTGTACAAAGAA aCAAAAAATGCGAAAACAGAGACGGCTTATAGATGATGAAGAAGATGATGAAATGCTGCCAAAAC CTACACAAACACGTTACAGGACACCAATGCCAAGGTACTGA
- the LOC141860552 gene encoding uncharacterized protein LOC141860552 isoform X1, with translation MKKQRDRFVRVLVVCLCVIFKVTSSDYLENCKKTLVEENVTLKGGIGAGTFRILGKVMSMESCIELCCKTSTCDVAFLSASKCYGVECVSDEECKSTATDTSDVRVLIAHVRTGHKKDNTSLAFITPNFTSNVKPHPNGFLGPNRAGPPAENTPKGLIAPGQKSGNVNPTLAGECRAGKVFKEVTLKGGINAGTYKDVGSVQSMEECSNKCCEFAACDLAFMLSSRCYLVGCSEGKNCQIQKAKPSPYHPSVTYIERWNKEGVKHTVFLADSPDTKFSCPEIKTLTKVTLKGGLKAGDFTDTGKVGSIKECYATCCQQSSCNLAFMLGQNCFSVKCYNKDLCSTIPAQPSIFNPQIAYVWERKELKSDASRNKILKPQVVCPAGKVLESVTLVGGIQSGYFRDHGKVKDMLKCRRICCEMPHCNLAFMLSSNCFSVACKSAEACKTQSANPSRYNPKISYVREYGSNELIGAPKPKESEVKETIPGLSQTPFTQVGLPQMPHAPEQTTQTLGQKPEIPGLSTPLDDATKSTQFQQTQQQGLASLLPGQPQQPSPLNPLQPPASPFSPSPQMPGQQPDLSLPGIPLNNGPVMQMPNIPAPEPQETIQQGLNQLAGEQSEVKKTQIPQAQDDQSLKNQIQSATAGQAMKMNIVNGKLELTPVEGSNSSKGNSAAASESPASSESNPKSDKSHKQDCAKAKVLNNVTLKGGKKAGTFNNHGDVVRMDDCQRICCEDKKCNVAFMLGKTCYSVTCKTKDLCDHTKAPPTDYNPQLAYVRKMETPAEKETNEAPSIPPDPKDLKCKHSNITNNKDLPGGIHKNNFTEVKEAKNMASCMNKCCDNKDCDLAYMVQKKCYAVSCTKKEYCIPMTVKASKKSPLMSAMIMKVQSKVETDLSAVATPPEDSTEFASNSGTCSDSRISTDIKLRPGVFSNNFTNLGEANDIHRCISRCCIRPSCDIAYLLNNKCFAVQCLDGVMCQTNAEPAASGANVQLAYMNRGGNAPKERDWMIIYIVVASLAFVAGISGVIWAVCICTKKQKMRKQRRLIDDEEDDEMLPKPTQTRYRTPMPRY, from the exons ATGAAGAAGCAGCGAGATCGCTTCGTTCGTGTGTTGGTGGTATGCCTCTGTGTGATTTTTAAAG TCACAAGTTCTGATTACCTCGAAAATTGTAAGAAAACACTAGTTGAAGAAAACGTGACGCTAAAAGGTGGCATCGGAGCGGGTACGTTCAGGATTCTTGGCAAAGTCATGAGCATGGAGTCTTGTATTGAACTGTGTTGCAAAACATCGACTTGTGATGTTGCATTCCTGTCTGCTTCTAAATGTTACGGCGTCGAATGCGTGAGCGACGAGGAGTGCAAGTCAACGGCCACCGATACCTCAGACGTTAGGGTTCTTATTGCACATGTCAGAACGGGCCATAAAAAAG ataACACTTCACTGGCATTTATCACGCCAAATTTTACTTCAAATGTAAAACCACACCCAAACGGCTTCCTGGGCCCTAATCGAGCGGGGCCTCCGGCAGAAAACACGCCAAAGGGCCTTATCGCACCGGGTCAAAAGTCCGGAAATGTGAACCCAACTTTAGCGGGAGAATGCCGAGCAGGGAAAGTATTCAAAGAAGTGACTTTAAAAGGAGGCATAAATGCAGGGACTTACAAAGATGTGGGTTCGGTGCAGAGCATGGAGGAATGTTCCAATAAATGCTGTGAGTTCGCAGCGTGTGATTTGGCGTTCATGCTTTCCAGTAGATGTTATCTTGTAGGATGTTCAGAAGGCAAGAATTGTCAAATACAGAAAGCCAAGCCGTCGCCTTACCATCCATCAGTCACTTATATCGAACGGTGGAATAAAGAAGGGGTCAAACACACAG TATTTCTCGCTGACTCACCAGACACCAAATTCAGCTGCCCTGAAATAAAGACTTTGACTAAGGTCACACTCAAAGGAGGCCTCAAAGCTGGCGATTTCACGGACACAGGTAAAGTTGGCAGCATCAAGGAGTGTTATGCAACCTGTTGCCAGCAGTCTTCATGCAACCTGGCCTTCATGTTGGGACAGAATTGTTTCTCTGTCAAATGTTACAACAAAGACTTGTGCAGCACCATTCCTGCTCAACCGTCCATTTTTAATCCGCAAATTGCGTACGTGTGGGAAAGGAAGGAATTGAAAAGCG ACGCCTCCCGGAATAAAATTCTCAAACCTCAAGTCGTTTGCCCAGCTGGGAAGGTTTTAGAGTCCGTCACCCTAGTTGGCGGGATTCAATCTGGATATTTTCGGGATCACGGCAAAGTCAAAGACATGCTAAAATGCCGACGAATCTGCTGCGAGATGCCACATTGTAACCTCGCCTTCATGCTGTCGTCCAACTGTTTTTCGGTGGCCTGTAAGAGCGCGGAGGCGTGCAAAACTCAATCAGCGAATCCGTCGCGTTACAATCCCAAGATATCTTACGTGAGAGAGTACGGCTCCAACGAGTTAATAG GTGCACCGAAGCCAAAAGAATCAGAGgtaaaagaaactattcctGGTTTATCACAGACGCCTTTCACGCAGGTCGGACTGCCTCAAATGCCTCATGCGCCAGAACAGACGACACAAACGTTGGGACAAAAACCTGAGATTCCTGGACTGTCGACGCCATTAGATGACGCAACGAAGAGCACACAGTTCCAGCAAACCCAACAGCAAGGACTGGCATCACTGTTGCCGGGGCAACCACAGCAGCCGTCACCACTCAACCCATTACAGCCCCCTGCGTCACCGTTTTCTCCGAGCCCACAGATGCCTGGACAGCAGCCCGATCTGTCGCTCCCTGGAATTCCATTGAACAATGGCCCAG TTATGCAAATGCCAAACATTCCCGCTCCTGAACCACAAGAAACAATTCAACAAGGCTTAAATCAACTTGCAGGCGAGCAGTCTGAAGTCAAGAAAACGCAAATACCTCAAGCGCAAGACGACCAAAGCCTAAAAAATCAGATACAATCAGCCACGGCTGGGCAGGCCATGAAAATGAACATCGTAAACGGAAAACTCGAACTAACACCAGTCGAAGGATCGAACTCTTCTAAAGGAAACTCAGCGGCAGCTTCGGAAAGCCCCGCGTCTTCCGAATCAAACCCGAAGAGCGACAAATCGCACAAGCAAGACTGTGCCAAGGCAAAAGTGCTCAATAATGTCACATTAAAAGGTGGAAAGAAAGCTGGAACGTTTAACAATCACGGTGATGTAGTAAGAATGGATGACTGTCAGCGTATTTGTTGTGAAGATAAGAAATGCAATGTAGCTTTCATGCTCGGAAAGACATGTTACTCCGTTACATGCAAAACTAAAGATCTGTGTGACCACACCAAAGCTCCTCCTACCGATTACAACCCACAGCTGGCATACGTAAGGAAAATGGAGACACCAGCTGAGAAGG AAACGAATGAAGCTCCATCGATTCCTCCGGATCCTAAAGATCTCAAGTGCAAGCACAGCAATATAACCAACAACAAGGATTTACCGGGTGGTattcacaaaaacaattttaccgAAGTAAAAGAGGCCAAGAATATGGCTTCATGTATGAACAAATGCTGTGATAACAAAGATTGCGACTTGGCTTACATGGTGCAAAAGAAATGCTACGCTGTGTCGTGCACAAAGAAAGAGTATTGCATACCGATGACCGTCAAAGCTTCGAAGAAATCTCCTCTCATGTCAGCAATGATCATGAAAGTCCAATCCAAAGTTGAGACAG ATCTTTCCGCGGTCGCAACACCACCGGAAGACTCGACAGAGTTCGCTTCAAATTCGGGAACGTGCTCGGATAGCCGAATCTCCACCGACATCAAGCTCAGACCTGGAGTATTTTCCAATAATTTTACAAATCTTGGTGAAGCAAATGATATCCACAGGTGTATCAGCCGATGCTGTATTCGTCCATCCTGCGATATCGCATATTTGTTGAataataagtgttttgcggTGCAGTGCCTTGATGGCGTCATGTGCCAAACAAATGCTGAGCCCGCAGCATCTGGGGCTAATGTACAGTTGGCATACATGAATAGAGGAGGAAATGCGCCCAAAGAAAGAG ATTGGATGATCATCTATATCGTTGTGGCCTCTCTTGCATTCGTAGCGGGAATAAGTGGAGTCATATGGGCCGTGTGCATTTGTACAAAGAA aCAAAAAATGCGAAAACAGAGACGGCTTATAGATGATGAAGAAGATGATGAAATGCTGCCAAAAC CTACACAAACACGTTACAGGACACCAATGCCAAGGTACTGA
- the LOC141860552 gene encoding uncharacterized protein LOC141860552 isoform X2, with amino-acid sequence MKKQRDRFVRVLVVCLCVIFKVTSSDYLENCKKTLVEENVTLKGGIGAGTFRILGKVMSMESCIELCCKTSTCDVAFLSASKCYGVECVSDEECKSTATDTSDVRVLIAHVRTGHKKDNTSLAFITPNFTSNVKPHPNGFLGPNRAGPPAENTPKGLIAPGQKSGNVNPTLAGECRAGKVFKEVTLKGGINAGTYKDVGSVQSMEECSNKCCEFAACDLAFMLSSRCYLVGCSEGKNCQIQKAKPSPYHPSVTYIERWNKEGVKHTDTKFSCPEIKTLTKVTLKGGLKAGDFTDTGKVGSIKECYATCCQQSSCNLAFMLGQNCFSVKCYNKDLCSTIPAQPSIFNPQIAYVWERKELKSDASRNKILKPQVVCPAGKVLESVTLVGGIQSGYFRDHGKVKDMLKCRRICCEMPHCNLAFMLSSNCFSVACKSAEACKTQSANPSRYNPKISYVREYGSNELIGAPKPKESEVKETIPGLSQTPFTQVGLPQMPHAPEQTTQTLGQKPEIPGLSTPLDDATKSTQFQQTQQQGLASLLPGQPQQPSPLNPLQPPASPFSPSPQMPGQQPDLSLPGIPLNNGPVMQMPNIPAPEPQETIQQGLNQLAGEQSEVKKTQIPQAQDDQSLKNQIQSATAGQAMKMNIVNGKLELTPVEGSNSSKGNSAAASESPASSESNPKSDKSHKQDCAKAKVLNNVTLKGGKKAGTFNNHGDVVRMDDCQRICCEDKKCNVAFMLGKTCYSVTCKTKDLCDHTKAPPTDYNPQLAYVRKMETPAEKETNEAPSIPPDPKDLKCKHSNITNNKDLPGGIHKNNFTEVKEAKNMASCMNKCCDNKDCDLAYMVQKKCYAVSCTKKEYCIPMTVKASKKSPLMSAMIMKVQSKVETDLSAVATPPEDSTEFASNSGTCSDSRISTDIKLRPGVFSNNFTNLGEANDIHRCISRCCIRPSCDIAYLLNNKCFAVQCLDGVMCQTNAEPAASGANVQLAYMNRGGNAPKERDWMIIYIVVASLAFVAGISGVIWAVCICTKKQKMRKQRRLIDDEEDDEMLPKPTQTRYRTPMPRY; translated from the exons ATGAAGAAGCAGCGAGATCGCTTCGTTCGTGTGTTGGTGGTATGCCTCTGTGTGATTTTTAAAG TCACAAGTTCTGATTACCTCGAAAATTGTAAGAAAACACTAGTTGAAGAAAACGTGACGCTAAAAGGTGGCATCGGAGCGGGTACGTTCAGGATTCTTGGCAAAGTCATGAGCATGGAGTCTTGTATTGAACTGTGTTGCAAAACATCGACTTGTGATGTTGCATTCCTGTCTGCTTCTAAATGTTACGGCGTCGAATGCGTGAGCGACGAGGAGTGCAAGTCAACGGCCACCGATACCTCAGACGTTAGGGTTCTTATTGCACATGTCAGAACGGGCCATAAAAAAG ataACACTTCACTGGCATTTATCACGCCAAATTTTACTTCAAATGTAAAACCACACCCAAACGGCTTCCTGGGCCCTAATCGAGCGGGGCCTCCGGCAGAAAACACGCCAAAGGGCCTTATCGCACCGGGTCAAAAGTCCGGAAATGTGAACCCAACTTTAGCGGGAGAATGCCGAGCAGGGAAAGTATTCAAAGAAGTGACTTTAAAAGGAGGCATAAATGCAGGGACTTACAAAGATGTGGGTTCGGTGCAGAGCATGGAGGAATGTTCCAATAAATGCTGTGAGTTCGCAGCGTGTGATTTGGCGTTCATGCTTTCCAGTAGATGTTATCTTGTAGGATGTTCAGAAGGCAAGAATTGTCAAATACAGAAAGCCAAGCCGTCGCCTTACCATCCATCAGTCACTTATATCGAACGGTGGAATAAAGAAGGGGTCAAACACACAG ACACCAAATTCAGCTGCCCTGAAATAAAGACTTTGACTAAGGTCACACTCAAAGGAGGCCTCAAAGCTGGCGATTTCACGGACACAGGTAAAGTTGGCAGCATCAAGGAGTGTTATGCAACCTGTTGCCAGCAGTCTTCATGCAACCTGGCCTTCATGTTGGGACAGAATTGTTTCTCTGTCAAATGTTACAACAAAGACTTGTGCAGCACCATTCCTGCTCAACCGTCCATTTTTAATCCGCAAATTGCGTACGTGTGGGAAAGGAAGGAATTGAAAAGCG ACGCCTCCCGGAATAAAATTCTCAAACCTCAAGTCGTTTGCCCAGCTGGGAAGGTTTTAGAGTCCGTCACCCTAGTTGGCGGGATTCAATCTGGATATTTTCGGGATCACGGCAAAGTCAAAGACATGCTAAAATGCCGACGAATCTGCTGCGAGATGCCACATTGTAACCTCGCCTTCATGCTGTCGTCCAACTGTTTTTCGGTGGCCTGTAAGAGCGCGGAGGCGTGCAAAACTCAATCAGCGAATCCGTCGCGTTACAATCCCAAGATATCTTACGTGAGAGAGTACGGCTCCAACGAGTTAATAG GTGCACCGAAGCCAAAAGAATCAGAGgtaaaagaaactattcctGGTTTATCACAGACGCCTTTCACGCAGGTCGGACTGCCTCAAATGCCTCATGCGCCAGAACAGACGACACAAACGTTGGGACAAAAACCTGAGATTCCTGGACTGTCGACGCCATTAGATGACGCAACGAAGAGCACACAGTTCCAGCAAACCCAACAGCAAGGACTGGCATCACTGTTGCCGGGGCAACCACAGCAGCCGTCACCACTCAACCCATTACAGCCCCCTGCGTCACCGTTTTCTCCGAGCCCACAGATGCCTGGACAGCAGCCCGATCTGTCGCTCCCTGGAATTCCATTGAACAATGGCCCAG TTATGCAAATGCCAAACATTCCCGCTCCTGAACCACAAGAAACAATTCAACAAGGCTTAAATCAACTTGCAGGCGAGCAGTCTGAAGTCAAGAAAACGCAAATACCTCAAGCGCAAGACGACCAAAGCCTAAAAAATCAGATACAATCAGCCACGGCTGGGCAGGCCATGAAAATGAACATCGTAAACGGAAAACTCGAACTAACACCAGTCGAAGGATCGAACTCTTCTAAAGGAAACTCAGCGGCAGCTTCGGAAAGCCCCGCGTCTTCCGAATCAAACCCGAAGAGCGACAAATCGCACAAGCAAGACTGTGCCAAGGCAAAAGTGCTCAATAATGTCACATTAAAAGGTGGAAAGAAAGCTGGAACGTTTAACAATCACGGTGATGTAGTAAGAATGGATGACTGTCAGCGTATTTGTTGTGAAGATAAGAAATGCAATGTAGCTTTCATGCTCGGAAAGACATGTTACTCCGTTACATGCAAAACTAAAGATCTGTGTGACCACACCAAAGCTCCTCCTACCGATTACAACCCACAGCTGGCATACGTAAGGAAAATGGAGACACCAGCTGAGAAGG AAACGAATGAAGCTCCATCGATTCCTCCGGATCCTAAAGATCTCAAGTGCAAGCACAGCAATATAACCAACAACAAGGATTTACCGGGTGGTattcacaaaaacaattttaccgAAGTAAAAGAGGCCAAGAATATGGCTTCATGTATGAACAAATGCTGTGATAACAAAGATTGCGACTTGGCTTACATGGTGCAAAAGAAATGCTACGCTGTGTCGTGCACAAAGAAAGAGTATTGCATACCGATGACCGTCAAAGCTTCGAAGAAATCTCCTCTCATGTCAGCAATGATCATGAAAGTCCAATCCAAAGTTGAGACAG ATCTTTCCGCGGTCGCAACACCACCGGAAGACTCGACAGAGTTCGCTTCAAATTCGGGAACGTGCTCGGATAGCCGAATCTCCACCGACATCAAGCTCAGACCTGGAGTATTTTCCAATAATTTTACAAATCTTGGTGAAGCAAATGATATCCACAGGTGTATCAGCCGATGCTGTATTCGTCCATCCTGCGATATCGCATATTTGTTGAataataagtgttttgcggTGCAGTGCCTTGATGGCGTCATGTGCCAAACAAATGCTGAGCCCGCAGCATCTGGGGCTAATGTACAGTTGGCATACATGAATAGAGGAGGAAATGCGCCCAAAGAAAGAG ATTGGATGATCATCTATATCGTTGTGGCCTCTCTTGCATTCGTAGCGGGAATAAGTGGAGTCATATGGGCCGTGTGCATTTGTACAAAGAA aCAAAAAATGCGAAAACAGAGACGGCTTATAGATGATGAAGAAGATGATGAAATGCTGCCAAAAC CTACACAAACACGTTACAGGACACCAATGCCAAGGTACTGA